From the genome of Prunus persica cultivar Lovell chromosome G8, Prunus_persica_NCBIv2, whole genome shotgun sequence:
GCCTGCGATTGTGCTCTGAATTCCCATTGCCCGCAGTGTTCTTGTTGCCTATAATTCAAAAGACAGCACAAACAAATTCAGAAACATTAACAGGCAACATCAGTTGTGAATTGTGtctttatttttacttaattTCATACCTCAATGCCATTCATGATAGGCATGTCCATGTCCATGAGAATAAGGTCAAAGTGTTTTCCAGAGCAGTGGACATCAACGGCTTCTTTCCCATTCCCCACAACTTGGTTTTCTATGCCAAGATTTTCCAACAGTTTGTGGTGAATTCTTTGGTTGATCATGCTATCGTCTACAACAAGCGCGGTTATCTTGGTTGCTGCCTTTGTGTTCTTCAACATTGTTTCCCTTCTTGGTTTATTCAGAACCCACAAACTTCTTTTCCTGCATACACAACAGCCAGTGTGAGAAGCTTGTGTTAATTTGAGGCAGGAAAAAAGAGATCTGTATATACatagagag
Proteins encoded in this window:
- the LOC18766766 gene encoding two-component response regulator ARR22 isoform X2 — its product is MLKNTKAATKITALVVDDSMINQRIHHKLLENLGIENQVVGNGKEAVDVHCSGKHFDLILMDMDMPIMNGIEATRTLRAMGIQSTIAGVSSHSSLSEDTQEFIEAGLDDYQEKPLTPDKLVAILHKVNLHV
- the LOC18766766 gene encoding two-component response regulator ARR22 isoform X1, coding for MLKIYWKRSLWVLNKPRRETMLKNTKAATKITALVVDDSMINQRIHHKLLENLGIENQVVGNGKEAVDVHCSGKHFDLILMDMDMPIMNGIEATRTLRAMGIQSTIAGVSSHSSLSEDTQEFIEAGLDDYQEKPLTPDKLVAILHKVNLHV